The Podospora bellae-mahoneyi strain CBS 112042 chromosome 7, whole genome shotgun sequence genomic sequence GCGCCTGAACCAAAGCCCCATGTCAGTTTCTCTCACAGTAGCTTTTATATCTTGGCACTTGGTACAGTACCTTGTACACCCATTCTGCACTTGGTATTCAACGTGAAGCTGAAGTGAAGCATCTCCTTTTGCAGCTTGACGTGTCTCGCCCTGTGATGGCGGGGCACAGCAAGCACAGGGATTGGCCTGGTTGGCGTCTTCAGCTGCTCCCTGTCAAAGCATCGTCATCGCGCAATTAACACCACATCCCCGCTCTTATCCTAGCTTCAAGCCTGAATTCGTGGGTGTGTCGTCGCTGGTGTCTAAACTTGTTAAAGATCCGCGGTGGGGCTTCAACGAGCCGTATGAAAACACGGGTTAAATGGTCCGATGGAGTTGATATGAATACGGAGTTCACCCCCTGTTTAAAGTTCTGCTTCCCCTCAAGGGAGTGCACATGTCAAGAAATACACATGGAAACCTATGCGCCTTCCCGCCTAAGTCAAGTCCTACAGCGACTCGCTCGACCTCACCGGCGCCCCAAGTATACGAGCACCTAGTCCGAGGGTCTTGAAAAGGGGCATCCCGTCTTGGACTCGAACCTCCATAACCGTCTTGTGGTTTCAGCACCGAAAAACTGCTGTGTTCGCTGGACATCCATTGAAACCctattaaaaaaaaaacaaaggcATGACCCATACACATGGCTACCATCCCGCACTCGCTTTTgccctctcccgcccacCCCCAAGCAACACGTTTAGATCCCGTGTGTAGACACGACCATCTCGGCTTATCCCTACTTCACCCAATTCGGCGATAAATATGAGAAAGGAGCCACCAGCGCACTCCGTCCCTTCCGACGAgttcgtcttcttctgatACCCGTTTCAAGGTCGAGCTTCCCTGCAtcaccatcttccccatGCCATTCCGTGGCTGCTGATGTCAATTGCTCTGCTCTACCCATCCACTAAAACCGGTGGCTCCTCTGGTTCTTGGCCCTGTACGCAGTAAACCCAACATACGCACCACCCAGCaccgcaaagaagaagaaaatcTTCATAAAGAACCAAGTCCAGCTGCTACCCCCCTCCTGTCCGCCATAAGACTTCTTGCCCCCCTTGTTGTTCCCAGGAGTAGACTTGCCCGCGTTCGGCTGGGACGTATACAGATTCTTCGCATTGATCGAAATGATGTCGTGATTATCGCTCAGCTCGCCCGTCTCGGCGCTGAAGCCCAGGTACGCCACCTGGGGAATCGTGGGGGGAGTGTTCGTCTCAAAACACATGGTCCACTCGCCCTCGCTCTTGTACTGCAGCTCCAGCTTGAGGTACTTGTCCTGGAAGTACGTCAGGCGAAGCTTGGTGGGAACGGTGGCGTGTCTGATGCCCCTGGCCGAGCAGCCGGCAAACTCGGTGCTCTTTCCGTCCGTGTCCTTGTCGTACGAGGTGTGGCCGTCGCCAACCATGGCCATGACGTAGGGGAATACGACGCCGGGGCGGTTGTTCTTGTACGTGTCGAAAAAGATACCGAGACCCTCAAACTTGTCGGCGGCGCCAAAGACGGGGCCCATCTTGCCGCGCTCTCGTGTGAGCCACATGGCGAACCCGTCGCCGTAGAGTTGGCCCTTGCCGTGGATCTTGAATTCCACCTCGATTTCCCAGTTTGTGGCGGTCAATGGCACTCTGCTAAAGAGCCATCCCATCTGCGAGGGGTGATCCGAGGTCAGGCGGATGTACCTGCGCATCAACGATCAGCATTTCTTCTTGGATAGCCTTCAAAACTCGAGGGGGGATTTACTGGTCGGTACGGATAATCGTGTCCCCTCCAAAGTCATACCACCGACTTTGCATGTCACTGTCAAGGTAGGGCTATCATGGTTCGTCGTCAGTCATATATTTTCCCATCGAACATGCGATCGGGCTTGAAATTCGAGCATGCGCACCTGCACGAGTGTGTGTGTCCTCAACTGTAACTCTCGTTAGCTCTAACTGATCCCTCGACGAAACCAGCATCTCCCAGCAAGTGGCTCAGCATACCCCTATGCTCTTGACATCCCCCTCGTCATTCTGGCCGGCGGCCCAAGCAGACGCAGCCAGCCACAGGGCTGACAGGGTCGACTTAAACAGCATTGTGGTTGTCGCCAATGGGCAGGTCTGTGTTCGTAGAGTTGGTATGCCGGTCGGCAGCAGTGTGCGCGTTGTGTGTCAAGAATCGAGGTgcaggccgagaaggaagatcggggtgggtgatgtCAAGATTCGCAGTGTGGTGGTCGTGTGTGGCGTGGTAGAGTAGTTGTCGAAAAAAATAAGGGTAGCTTGACCGAGGCCAGGTGTACAGAAAGATGCAGTGgtgagaaaaaagaaagaggcAGATAATGATTGTCGTGGTCGTTCGTTCGTCCGGTACAGCGCAACTTCAGCCGAGTGTTACTTCTTTGCCCCCGGCTGTCGTCGGATTGGATGTCTTCGACTCCCGTTGGAAAATGGCATCTGGTGTTTGGACTTCGTAGTGAGCTGGCCTTTTGGACGCTGCGGGCTGCCTGGGTTCGGGTCTTTGGGGGCTGGGGAACTACCCCTGTTGGGCGACGGGTGGAGCCGCTTCAGCTTCGAAATGCACGAGCCCTTGGGTCAGCTGACCAATAAATCACGTTGATTATGCAGAAGATATAGCAATATTCTGTACAGACTTATCCCCTCCAGATGCCACCCACGATAGGGGCTTGGTAATAGAGTGGACTTGAAATTGATATATGTACCTTCTACAAAATCGAGACGCCATAAAGGCTAGACGAGAGACCGAAAAATTAGTCCAAATGTCTCGGGGAAATAACAACATGGCCTTGTCCACTGTTCCCTCAAAACCTGGATTGGTGATACAGCTCAAGTTCTGATTGATGCCATACCAGACCGTAGCATATATATATCCCTGAACAGTCCCATCATCTCTCGACCCCATCCTACCCCCTATCTTCCCTCTACCCaagcaacaacctcctcctctctaagccctccccaccatccggTTGAGGCCCACTCCAACGACCTACCCACATCTCCgcaacccccatcctctcccagagCCCACTCACCTGTTgctcaacaaccaaaacaTGATTgctcgtcatcaccaccgccatccacGTCTCCTTCAGCAACCTCTTACAAAtctccccttcacccccctcatcatcacatctCTTGGtcaaaacaaaacccccATCCGTccactcatcaccaacctccatAGTAGCAATAAACCCATCCAACCATTTATACCGCGTATCCTCCCGCAAAGTGACATACCCCACATAaccttccacttccacaaCATGATGATGCCCAAACCGATACCTCTTCTCCCAatcaccaagaccaaaaTAACACCCCCACGAAAGCAGCCCtttcttcccctcttccacaATCGACACATCAACCAAACTATCCCACTGACGCCGTGGCCCTTCAAACTTTGCCGTGCCCGTCCACCCAGTCCACGACCAGCTAGGGAATCCTCCCCGTCGTGTCCCCGGCTGACGACAAGTCCACAGCAAACCATAAACAAACCCCGCCAGATTCGCCGCCACAGTATTAGGGTCAACATCCACGTACACAGACGGGCCACCCGGAGACCAGTCATATTTATGCGTCTGTGGAACAATAAGAATGCCACAGAGGTGATAAGCCGGTTGCGGCAACGACAAATACAACTGAAGAACCCCCAGCATCGCATTCAAAGCATCGAGCTCATACGTCAGTTGCCGTGGTGCGTACTCCGATAGTCGTTGATGCCCCCCCAAGTCGTCTTCCTCCATGTTGGTGACACCACCCAAGGGGAAGAGCCATGAGCTGGGCTGGAGGCGATCCCTATTGTTTCGAGTGTTGCGTAGCCGAGTTAAGAACTTGCTTAGTATAGGGGGCATGGTGATGGCCTCTCTGGCAAGTATGCCACCGCACTCAAATGACACCTCGTGCTGCGTAAAGAATAGACGGCGCCGAGAAAGTAATCCCTCCTGGTAGGTCCACCCCGAGTGGCCCACTTAGACGACTTTATTTCACGGCTCGGCTCAGGAGGGATGGTAGTCAGGATGTGTCCCTGCACTTTTATCGCCAGCGGCCGTTTTCGAAATCGTTGGCTCACACCCGGTAGGCCAAAGAATGactcttctcctgctgcatCGATGATGGTGACCTCCGCACCATGGTATACAAAGTTCATGTGCCGTAGCTGCTCGTCTTTGACCGATCCGGGCGTCTGGTCAACGCAATATCGATCTACCCAGAGATACTCGTAGCCTAGAGCGAGAGTAACCTTGATCGCATCCTCGACGACTGTTTCTATTTTGAGGCCGGCAAGACTATGATGGTTCTGCGGACCATCTTGGACGGCACCCCAGACGTAACTCAAGGCGGTGtgtggcggcggcgctgtATCTATATGGACGATTTCCCTCGTCGCGCAGTGAATAAGCCGAAAGTGTGGGATTTCACGAACCAGCGTTGGGTTGCAGACAGCGTCTGAATGGTTCCCAGTGCAATCTGCGATCCAGCTCTTGATCTGCCCGAAATCCACCTCATTAAATGGCACGTGTTTGACTGAGAGAGCCCGCCCTCTATAGAACCAGTTTGAGCCAACGCGGGCTATAAAACCCGAACATATCACGGGCTCAAAGGTTTCTGAGCCGTTGATGTCGCTCAGGTTTTGCTGATCGGGGTAACCATCAGATTTCATGCCGCTGCTGGTGACAACTGCAAGGAACAGGGTGTCGATCAAGTTTTCTGGCAAATTCGAGTAAAAGTGTTCCGAGCCTTCGCACAGCCAAATGAGGAGGCCAGAAAACGCTCGTAGTTCGAACTGGTCCTGCTCTTCTGCCATATTGGAATCCGCAGAGGGGGTCGGGTGCACGCTGGCTATCAGTCTGCAGAGTCCACATGACTGCTGACTTTTCTCTGATGGCAGCTCGTCAAACTTCGCGATTAGATTGCCCCAGTATGAGCTCGATCGTCGAGAAAAGGCCTCATCGAGGTTGATGGTATCGCATCTCTTGCAGAGACTCCATTCCTCCACGCGGTCGCCATCATAGTCAGCTTCGCGCTGTACTCCCAGCTCCAGTCGACAGCCAGTCAGACCCCTGCCCCACTTCATTGCCATTACCACTCGGTCCTCGTCTTCGCTCGAGGTGTCTTCTGACGCGTGTGTGACAGGAGGATTGTCGAGAATTTCAAGATCCTCATAGCAAACACCAAGTATTTCACAGATCTTCCGTGACAGAACAGGCTCTCTTCGATCCAGAACCATCTTGAGAAAGTCCCGACCCTGCTTGTCCGCGCGATCGAGGTTGACGTCTTCTCTGGCCAGAAGCAATTCCAGAATATCATCCCCACGAGAATCATCAATTGCTCGTTCCACCAGAGTATATCCTTCGGTATCCTCGGCATTGAGATCGGCCTGGCCAGTTTCGAGCAATTCTTGCGCCACCTTTTTTTGACTAGCCGCCGTGTCTTGAGGCCTTAGGTTCCAAGATGGCGAGATAGTCCAGGACAGCGGGCTTCGACCGTCGTTATCTCTGGAATCAGGGTTGACTTGGTCAAAGCTGAGAAGCCGCCTGGCGGTTTGTAGCAAACCTCGCTCCGCTGCCAAAGAAAGCGGCGTCCGTCCGTGAGGATTGCGTTTCTCTGGGTCAATCGACTTGTGTTTCAACAAGGTGTCTGCCATTTCTTCGGACAGGCCATTGATGGCGGCCATGAGGGCTGTTTCTCCAGCATGAGCAGTGATATTGGGATTCACCCCCTCAATGCCAAGGATCCTGTCAACAATGCTCGCATGCCCATATTCCGTTGCCAGCTTCAGCAACGTGTTACCACTTCTGTCTTGGGTGTTGACATCGATGTCATTTTCCATGAAGAGCCTCTCCCTGACACCTTCCGGCCCGTGTGCTATCGCCATGCTAAAGATTGTTTGCCCGTGGAGACGTAATTCGTGAGGCGCTTCATCCGATATTTTGCAGTTCAAGTCAAGCCGGCCCAGCTCCAGCAATatttccaccaccctccagtTTTCCCCAATGCCGGCGTGTAGCAACACATTTGCCCTGTTCTCGTCTTCCGCTTCAAGTTCTATACCTGGCTGAGAAAGAAACAGCTGGAAAAGGGCTTCAGTGGCACTTTTCCCCACCATCATTACAGCCGTTCTCCCTTCGC encodes the following:
- a CDS encoding hypothetical protein (COG:U; EggNog:ENOG503NVBJ; BUSCO:EOG092628SP); the encoded protein is MLFKSTLSALWLAASAWAAGQNDEGDVKSIGLRTHTLVQPYLDSDMQSRWYDFGGDTIIRTDQYIRLTSDHPSQMGWLFSRVPLTATNWEIEVEFKIHGKGQLYGDGFAMWLTRERGKMGPVFGAADKFEGLGIFFDTYKNNRPGVVFPYVMAMVGDGHTSYDKDTDGKSTEFAGCSARGIRHATVPTKLRLTYFQDKYLKLELQYKSEGEWTMCFETNTPPTIPQVAYLGFSAETGELSDNHDIISINAKNLYTSQPNAGKSTPGNNKGGKKSYGGQEGGSSWTWFFMKIFFFFAVLGGAYVGFTAYRAKNQRSHRF
- a CDS encoding hypothetical protein (EggNog:ENOG503PE6J; COG:S); this encodes MIRARHKDLARYVTANLFRLSFTRQRDRELTNRVINELLLLWSDQSFQLVKTHLDVLTGTVPPSTFLCQPASSLSTLETRGLVVAASTNNQTTVTAFLNHGVDVNTTNSLGNAPLAWAAEAGYEALVDMLLSNNQIAVNRRNHAGHTALSLTASRGHVTTVEKFQLHGANRNLNGALEHAAKGGHTVVVKLLLTSKLHGLNLRVGRSGSLWHESLSTYDPYANLVSVAVEGGHVQLVSFLLAQDDIDKAVKSPQYGQDMDMLTYAIQRRHDEVAELLFRQAEMGLLDPIASQNAVRDLLLRAAKAGCARVLRLLLSKYLADPNHEPISFSELLASSDASATCLLMQIEGVDPNYTDEEGWTALIVAAMVENEKAVDILLEDPTLDPNHRDQTGRTALAWVALRSHRSILARLLAMESIDADIVDVNGKTPLLELCTCLDNWNSGAESEAVIRQLLASGRVNINARDSEGRTAVMMVGKSATEALFQLFLSQPGIELEAEDENRANVLLHAGIGENWRVVEILLELGRLDLNCKISDEAPHELRLHGQTIFSMAIAHGPEGVRERLFMENDIDVNTQDRSGNTLLKLATEYGHASIVDRILGIEGVNPNITAHAGETALMAAINGLSEEMADTLLKHKSIDPEKRNPHGRTPLSLAAERGLLQTARRLLSFDQVNPDSRDNDGRSPLSWTISPSWNLRPQDTAASQKKVAQELLETGQADLNAEDTEGYTLVERAIDDSRGDDILELLLAREDVNLDRADKQGRDFLKMVLDRREPVLSRKICEILGVCYEDLEILDNPPVTHASEDTSSEDEDRVVMAMKWGRGLTGCRLELGVQREADYDGDRVEEWSLCKRCDTINLDEAFSRRSSSYWGNLIAKFDELPSEKSQQSCGLCRLIASVHPTPSADSNMAEEQDQFELRAFSGLLIWLCEGSEHFYSNLPENLIDTLFLAVVTSSGMKSDGYPDQQNLSDINGSETFEPVICSGFIARVGSNWFYRGRALSVKHVPFNEVDFGQIKSWIADCTGNHSDAVCNPTLVREIPHFRLIHCATREIVHIDTAPPPHTALSYVWGAVQDGPQNHHSLAGLKIETVVEDAIKVTLALGYEYLWVDRYCVDQTPGSVKDEQLRHMNFVYHGAEVTIIDAAGEESFFGLPGVSQRFRKRPLAIKVQGHILTTIPPEPSREIKSSKWATRGGPTRRDYFLGAHEVSFECGGILAREAITMPPILSKFLTRLRNTRNNRDRLQPSSWLFPLGGVTNMEEDDLGGHQRLSEYAPRQLTYELDALNAMLGVLQLYLSLPQPAYHLCGILIVPQTHKYDWSPGGPSVYVDVDPNTVAANLAGFVYGLLWTCRQPGTRRGGFPSWSWTGWTGTAKFEGPRRQWDSLVDVSIVEEGKKGLLSWGCYFGLGDWEKRYRFGHHHVVEVEGYVGYVTLREDTRYKWLDGFIATMEVGDEWTDGGFVLTKRCDDEGGEGEICKRLLKETWMAVVMTSNHVLVVEQQVSGLWERMGVAEMWVGRWSGPQPDGGEGLERRRLLLG